One Sphingobacteriales bacterium DNA segment encodes these proteins:
- a CDS encoding gliding motility-associated C-terminal domain-containing protein — MGLLVSNQNASAQGTQVQLLVEDFENDMFIQFQLNSDTIPAKGDNKWIVNKTYNGSGVYPNTTDQNTTMSGQIGNPNEHYLHIHDSKKPGGAANANFDPTNASETWAILPQGICTMSLVDIRLVFFWLAEGSANSFGEVYYSADYGAWTQIGQTKYNNQGIWKFEEIKDVSFENVEDLRFAFRWVNPGGESQNSMSFAIDDVQIIGTYDPNANPVDIIISDIVAEVCEGTTFNFTFEFTDTLCDGSYLIMLSDDMGSFDNPTSYWSFSYPYPFTTGSFGLTLPTDVYPGDCYKIKINRLSPLPALEGIASVCFKILDCDNTITTKQPPVTFEQGNGDTLCMGSVIDARFQSWGVFNAGNLYMLELSKPDGTFPPPGKPKILGKNPDDKTYNDLFFPPVGSVGGLVPDTIPESCNYYIRVNSSLPGTFGAPWGPFCIKQCDIKTNDKKDIQVCITAEEGACVDVKIDINYFDPNILYDPANNFMVEIRDPMFFSLVNMGGLGIFPGTTNDVVQVCIPKWPDLGALGMKPGMYYMRIVGTNSNDPENLLGTLIHLTIGVKKPTPPSVYATDTVVCTGNTAFFYVTNVDPASTYEWFLNGSSFYHGSAMGVIFNSPPGTVFDVTVQETNYGCKGPMSPPVKVYVTGPPKTVIDGKKVVCAGEVVQYCVPFIPKTYYDWQFTGATLVDTSNSCVTIQFFDDGTGIATLNVKALNACGEAFGTFEVQVNKAPEVTVDSMVVVCTGQSVTLNAIVTGADTYIWTDPLGNEIGVETPSVTFTPPNTGYYSLLAIDWQCQTKKDILVIVNPIPTPTITGLTDACEGETVTLTATGGSSYVWGDGTTGPILNVTLPGTYTVEASNGTGDCKATTEHTVTFHPIPVVDLGGPYEICEGGEVTLDAKNPGATFNWSNGGTDPTIDVTEPGEYTVTVSAWGCETTGTATVSDHPFPIVDLGPDLTVCEDSTVTLTPGETPGAFYGWSTGANTPTIDVVVPKFKDGPLQINVAVTNDCGTRLDSIIINPIYCGEILPCIIVPNAYSPNNDAVNDLFIPKFQCEPLSYYFRIYNRWGEKVFETNDFSQGWDGMFSNSIAPLGVYVWAIEFNRDLPNGTMSHEKHKGNVTLLR, encoded by the coding sequence TTGGGTCTTTTAGTGTCAAACCAAAATGCCAGCGCACAAGGAACTCAAGTACAACTATTGGTCGAGGATTTTGAAAATGATATGTTTATTCAGTTTCAATTAAACTCGGATACCATTCCGGCCAAAGGCGACAATAAATGGATTGTCAATAAAACTTACAATGGCTCGGGCGTTTACCCCAATACTACCGACCAAAACACAACTATGTCAGGGCAAATAGGCAATCCCAACGAACATTATTTACATATTCACGACTCGAAAAAGCCCGGCGGAGCCGCTAATGCCAATTTTGACCCAACTAATGCCAGCGAAACTTGGGCAATTTTACCGCAAGGTATTTGCACCATGTCGTTGGTTGATATAAGGTTGGTGTTTTTTTGGTTGGCCGAAGGCTCGGCAAACTCATTTGGCGAAGTATATTATAGCGCCGACTATGGCGCTTGGACGCAAATTGGCCAAACCAAATACAATAATCAAGGCATTTGGAAATTTGAAGAAATTAAAGACGTTTCGTTTGAAAATGTTGAAGATTTGCGTTTTGCTTTCAGGTGGGTGAATCCAGGCGGCGAATCGCAAAACAGCATGTCGTTTGCCATTGACGATGTGCAAATAATTGGCACCTACGACCCCAACGCCAACCCCGTTGATATTATTATTAGCGATATTGTTGCCGAAGTTTGCGAAGGAACCACTTTTAATTTTACCTTCGAATTTACCGATACCCTTTGCGATGGCTCGTATTTAATTATGTTGTCTGACGATATGGGTTCGTTTGATAACCCAACCAGTTATTGGTCGTTCAGTTACCCCTACCCTTTCACTACGGGAAGTTTTGGTTTAACCCTTCCAACAGATGTATATCCGGGCGATTGTTATAAAATTAAAATCAATCGCTTGTCACCTTTGCCTGCCCTCGAAGGTATTGCTTCTGTCTGTTTTAAAATATTAGATTGCGATAATACTATTACCACCAAGCAGCCGCCGGTCACGTTTGAGCAGGGCAACGGCGACACCCTGTGCATGGGCAGCGTCATTGATGCCCGCTTTCAAAGTTGGGGGGTATTTAATGCGGGTAATCTTTATATGCTTGAGTTAAGCAAACCCGATGGCACTTTCCCACCTCCGGGCAAACCTAAAATTTTAGGCAAAAATCCGGATGATAAAACCTATAACGATTTGTTTTTCCCACCTGTGGGCAGTGTAGGCGGGTTAGTTCCTGATACCATCCCCGAAAGTTGCAACTATTATATTCGGGTAAACTCGAGTTTGCCAGGTACTTTTGGTGCGCCCTGGGGGCCATTCTGCATCAAACAGTGCGATATTAAAACCAACGACAAAAAAGATATACAAGTCTGCATAACTGCCGAAGAAGGTGCTTGTGTTGATGTTAAAATTGATATCAACTATTTTGACCCCAATATTTTATACGACCCGGCTAATAATTTTATGGTCGAAATTCGCGACCCCATGTTTTTTAGCTTAGTAAATATGGGAGGCTTGGGTATTTTTCCCGGAACTACCAACGATGTAGTGCAGGTATGTATTCCAAAATGGCCAGATTTAGGTGCTTTGGGCATGAAACCCGGCATGTATTATATGCGCATTGTAGGCACCAACTCAAACGATCCGGAAAATTTATTGGGCACGCTCATCCATTTAACTATCGGTGTTAAAAAACCTACTCCTCCATCGGTATATGCCACCGATACGGTAGTTTGTACGGGTAACACTGCTTTTTTCTATGTTACCAATGTTGACCCCGCCTCGACTTACGAATGGTTCTTAAACGGAAGCTCATTTTACCATGGTTCAGCAATGGGGGTAATTTTTAATAGCCCGCCCGGAACAGTGTTTGACGTAACCGTACAAGAAACCAACTACGGCTGTAAAGGGCCTATGTCGCCCCCTGTAAAAGTGTATGTAACTGGCCCGCCTAAAACAGTTATTGATGGTAAAAAAGTGGTTTGCGCCGGTGAAGTGGTGCAATATTGTGTGCCGTTTATACCAAAAACCTATTACGACTGGCAATTTACAGGTGCTACCCTTGTGGACACCTCGAACAGTTGTGTTACTATTCAGTTTTTTGACGACGGTACCGGAATAGCAACTCTTAACGTTAAAGCACTGAATGCCTGCGGTGAAGCTTTTGGTACTTTTGAGGTACAAGTAAATAAAGCCCCCGAAGTAACTGTTGACTCGATGGTTGTTGTATGTACCGGGCAATCTGTTACCTTAAATGCCATTGTAACCGGCGCCGATACCTATATTTGGACAGACCCATTGGGCAACGAAATTGGCGTTGAAACACCATCGGTAACGTTTACACCACCAAATACCGGATATTACTCGCTTTTAGCTATAGACTGGCAATGTCAAACTAAAAAAGATATTTTAGTAATTGTAAACCCAATTCCAACGCCAACAATAACCGGATTAACCGATGCCTGCGAAGGCGAAACCGTTACCTTAACAGCAACAGGTGGCTCAAGCTATGTTTGGGGAGATGGCACCACAGGGCCAATTTTGAACGTTACGCTTCCGGGCACTTATACCGTTGAAGCAAGTAATGGCACAGGCGATTGTAAGGCTACCACAGAACATACCGTAACCTTCCATCCTATACCGGTTGTAGATTTGGGAGGCCCCTACGAAATTTGTGAAGGTGGCGAGGTAACACTTGATGCCAAAAATCCAGGTGCTACCTTTAATTGGAGCAACGGTGGCACAGACCCAACTATTGATGTAACCGAACCCGGCGAATATACCGTAACCGTTAGTGCATGGGGCTGCGAAACAACCGGTACCGCTACCGTTAGTGACCACCCATTCCCTATTGTTGATTTAGGACCCGACTTAACCGTTTGCGAAGACTCGACCGTTACGCTTACCCCCGGTGAAACCCCCGGCGCATTTTACGGATGGAGTACAGGCGCAAATACCCCAACCATAGATGTTGTAGTCCCCAAATTTAAAGATGGGCCCTTACAAATTAACGTAGCAGTAACCAACGACTGCGGCACCCGCTTAGACTCGATAATTATTAACCCCATTTATTGTGGCGAAATTTTACCCTGCATTATTGTGCCAAACGCTTATTCGCCTAATAACGATGCCGTAAACGACCTGTTTATACCTAAGTTCCAATGCGAACCACTTAGCTACTATTTTAGAATTTATAACAGATGGGGGGAAAAGGTTTTCGAAACAAACGACTTTAGCCAAGGCTGGGATGGCATGTTTAGCAATTCAATAGCTCCGCTTGGCGTGTATGTTTGGGCTATTGAGTTTAATCGCGACCTGCCCAACGGCACCATGTCGCACGAAAAACACAAGGGCAATGTAACCTTGTTGCGCTAA
- a CDS encoding M15 family metallopeptidase — translation MSFTLFIWGCSYEKANENKSPQSTQNLGSNKHPEDRSQQQTFPKQNIAMDIQPPSQEQTNINTSMTEHNSDVKSTKTTSFSKIEESLEKSGLIDIQTVHPDILVDLKYASESNFLETNLYGDVKRAFLQPEPAAMLAKAQEILAATHPYYRLLVYDAARPRSVQRLMYAHAKANGKEKYVAEPYPGSAHNYGAAVDLTIADSLGQSIDMGTPYDFFGTLAQPRFEAQFLAEGKLTHAQIINRLLLRNTMKKAGFIAIQSEWWHFEAYPKTIYRAKYPIIE, via the coding sequence TTGAGTTTTACTCTTTTTATTTGGGGTTGTAGCTACGAAAAGGCAAATGAAAATAAAAGTCCTCAGTCAACACAAAATCTGGGCAGTAATAAACATCCGGAAGATAGAAGCCAACAACAAACATTTCCAAAACAAAACATTGCAATGGATATACAGCCCCCGTCTCAAGAGCAAACCAATATAAATACATCTATGACCGAACACAATTCGGATGTAAAATCAACTAAAACAACAAGTTTCTCCAAGATAGAGGAAAGTTTAGAAAAATCCGGATTAATAGATATTCAAACAGTGCATCCGGATATATTAGTAGATTTAAAATATGCCTCGGAGTCAAATTTTTTAGAAACAAATCTTTATGGTGATGTAAAACGCGCTTTTTTACAACCCGAACCTGCCGCCATGCTGGCCAAAGCACAGGAAATTTTAGCAGCAACTCACCCATACTATAGGCTTTTAGTATATGATGCCGCCCGTCCACGCTCGGTACAACGCCTTATGTATGCCCACGCCAAAGCCAATGGTAAAGAAAAATATGTAGCCGAACCATACCCCGGCTCGGCGCATAATTATGGTGCTGCCGTTGATTTAACTATTGCCGATTCGTTAGGTCAAAGTATAGATATGGGAACACCTTACGATTTTTTTGGTACTTTGGCACAGCCTCGCTTCGAAGCCCAATTTTTAGCCGAAGGCAAATTAACTCACGCCCAAATAATAAACCGGTTGTTATTGCGCAATACCATGAAAAAAGCAGGTTTTATTGCCATTCAAAGCGAATGGTGGCATTTTGAAGCATACCCAAAAACAATTTACCGTGCAAAATACCCAATAATAGAATAA
- a CDS encoding redoxin domain-containing protein, producing MQKFILTTLLLTLIHVFNFTPVEAKTKDAWRIKLKINGIKNDTCILAYHFGNRILVQDTFLINSKGVCEMHAENSLPGGIYVAVIKKTLFFEFLVSGNEPNFTIETDTSDFIGKMKVQNSKENKLFNNCQLFLKKIGDEVEILKTALSKAENHSDSSAINEKLTAKTEEINEFRIKEAQAHKGSFYAQLLTAMAEPAYKNTDNNATPDPLQTRYFIRNHFWDSFDFADPRLARTPIFYNKLKTYFERLTMQIPDSLIQACDEVVPRTKPNRELFQFTVGYLAQFYESSKIMGMESVFVHLADKYFLTGEATWLTEANLKKIRERVMRLKPNLIGKLAPELLLTDSAGTKVSIRKINADYTILYFWSYDCGHCKKETPHYLDLYHKYKNKDVKFVGISTKLERDKWLNYIKEHQLDWYNLYDPTGQTRMHELYDIYSTPTIFLLDKDKKIIAKRINYEQIDMILDDLINKKQGKAIELKDEN from the coding sequence ATGCAAAAATTTATTTTAACGACTTTACTTTTAACCTTAATACATGTATTTAATTTTACACCTGTCGAAGCAAAAACAAAAGATGCATGGCGGATTAAGTTAAAGATAAATGGCATAAAAAACGACACCTGTATATTAGCTTATCATTTTGGAAACAGGATTTTAGTTCAGGATACTTTTTTGATTAACTCGAAAGGTGTATGCGAAATGCACGCCGAAAATTCATTACCCGGAGGGATTTACGTAGCAGTTATAAAAAAAACCTTGTTTTTTGAGTTTTTAGTGAGTGGTAATGAGCCAAATTTTACCATTGAAACCGATACAAGCGATTTTATTGGAAAAATGAAGGTTCAAAACTCTAAAGAAAATAAATTGTTTAATAACTGTCAATTATTTTTAAAAAAGATAGGCGATGAGGTTGAAATCCTTAAAACTGCTTTATCGAAAGCCGAAAATCATAGCGACTCGAGTGCGATTAATGAAAAATTAACAGCAAAAACAGAAGAAATTAACGAATTTAGAATAAAAGAAGCACAAGCCCACAAAGGCAGTTTTTATGCCCAGTTATTAACTGCTATGGCCGAACCAGCCTACAAAAATACAGACAATAACGCAACGCCCGACCCATTACAAACACGTTATTTTATTAGAAATCATTTTTGGGATAGTTTTGACTTTGCCGACCCGCGTTTGGCACGAACGCCAATTTTTTACAACAAACTAAAAACCTATTTTGAACGGCTGACCATGCAAATTCCCGATTCGCTTATTCAAGCCTGCGACGAAGTAGTGCCACGCACCAAACCAAACCGCGAGCTTTTTCAATTTACAGTTGGTTATTTGGCGCAGTTTTACGAGAGTTCAAAAATTATGGGCATGGAGTCGGTATTTGTGCACTTGGCAGATAAATATTTTTTAACCGGAGAAGCTACATGGCTAACCGAAGCCAACCTGAAAAAAATTAGAGAGCGTGTAATGCGGTTGAAACCTAATTTAATTGGAAAATTAGCACCAGAATTATTACTTACCGACTCGGCGGGGACAAAAGTTTCTATCCGGAAAATAAATGCCGATTATACAATTTTATATTTTTGGAGCTACGATTGTGGCCACTGCAAAAAAGAAACGCCGCACTATTTAGACCTCTACCATAAATACAAAAATAAAGACGTAAAGTTTGTAGGTATATCAACCAAATTAGAGCGCGACAAATGGCTTAACTATATTAAAGAACATCAGTTAGATTGGTATAATTTATACGACCCAACAGGGCAAACACGCATGCACGAACTTTACGATATTTACTCTACACCAACCATTTTTTTACTTGATAAGGATAAAAAAATTATTGCCAAACGCATAAACTATGAGCAAATTGATATGATTTTAGACGATTTGATTAACAAAAAACAAGGCAAAGCCATTGAATTAAAAGACGAAAATTAG
- the trxA gene encoding thioredoxin, whose product MAMQFTDANFSEAVINSDKLSVVDFWAEWCGPCRMVGPIIEELATEYNGQVNVGKVDVDNNQQVSLNYGIRSIPTVLFIKNGQVIDKIVGAASKAIYKQKIEANK is encoded by the coding sequence ATGGCAATGCAATTTACCGACGCTAATTTTAGCGAAGCTGTAATAAACTCAGACAAATTAAGTGTTGTTGATTTTTGGGCTGAATGGTGCGGCCCATGTCGTATGGTAGGCCCAATTATTGAAGAGTTAGCCACCGAATACAATGGCCAAGTAAATGTTGGCAAAGTTGATGTTGATAACAACCAACAAGTATCTTTAAACTATGGCATTCGTAGTATTCCTACGGTTTTGTTTATTAAAAACGGCCAAGTTATTGATAAAATTGTAGGCGCAGCATCAAAAGCAATTTATAAACAAAAAATTGAAGCGAATAAATAA
- a CDS encoding RNA methyltransferase, with amino-acid sequence MTNFKKLAITEMGRLSVVDFKQTQKLPVCVVLDNVRSAYNVGAVFRTADALAIEKIWLCGITATPPNKEIAKTALGATQSVNWQATESTLETVEQLISEGWQVWGVEQTTHSTLLHEFRLANQQQKIALVFGHEVNGVDPQVLDLCHGCIEIPQFGTKHSLNIAVSAGMVLWELVRQQLIKQ; translated from the coding sequence ATGACCAATTTTAAAAAGCTGGCAATAACCGAAATGGGTCGGCTTAGTGTAGTTGATTTCAAACAAACACAAAAATTGCCTGTTTGTGTGGTGCTCGACAATGTGCGCAGCGCTTATAATGTTGGGGCGGTTTTTAGAACTGCCGATGCTTTGGCCATCGAAAAAATATGGCTTTGCGGTATTACTGCAACGCCACCTAATAAAGAAATTGCAAAAACTGCACTTGGCGCTACGCAAAGTGTAAATTGGCAGGCAACCGAATCAACGCTCGAAACGGTAGAACAACTTATTTCAGAGGGTTGGCAGGTTTGGGGGGTCGAGCAAACTACGCACAGCACCCTTTTGCACGAGTTTAGGCTGGCCAATCAACAGCAAAAAATTGCTTTGGTTTTTGGTCACGAGGTTAATGGCGTTGACCCACAGGTATTAGACTTATGCCATGGTTGTATAGAAATTCCACAATTTGGCACCAAACATTCGCTCAATATTGCCGTTAGCGCTGGTATGGTTTTGTGGGAGTTGGTGCGGCAACAATTAATAAAACAGTAA
- a CDS encoding transposase — MADNSKDLLNKLLEKISGTLFGDKGYLTTLWNNFFEKGLKIITKVKKNMKNRLMSLEERLLLKKRPMIEAINDILTSVFDLEHTRHRKPQNAFVHIVASLVAYQFYPNKPQVDLAKIY; from the coding sequence GTGGCAGACAATAGTAAAGACCTCTTAAACAAGCTATTAGAGAAAATATCAGGCACATTGTTTGGCGATAAAGGCTATTTGACTACCTTATGGAACAACTTTTTTGAAAAAGGACTAAAAATAATTACCAAAGTCAAAAAGAATATGAAAAACAGACTAATGTCCTTAGAAGAAAGGCTCTTATTGAAAAAAAGACCTATGATTGAAGCCATTAATGATATTTTGACCTCGGTTTTTGACTTAGAACATACCAGACACAGAAAACCACAGAATGCTTTTGTCCATATAGTCGCTAGCTTGGTAGCCTATCAGTTTTACCCCAATAAACCTCAAGTAGATCTTGCTAAAATTTACTAA
- a CDS encoding redoxin domain-containing protein: MKKLYLSFALLLTGWLLAAPQLMAQPQLPNFNFKDLAGKTVRGHEIAFTKYLTIIYFDPTCEHCLATTQEMLKNIKKFSATKIVWISFAEKEQIADFKKTYFPKNKNMIFLHDKDMKIFDSFGDLYDTPTFIVYNKNKTLIKSITTPATIDEVISIYK, encoded by the coding sequence ATGAAAAAACTTTATTTGTCCTTTGCCTTACTTTTAACCGGATGGTTATTAGCTGCCCCCCAGTTGATGGCGCAACCGCAACTCCCAAATTTTAATTTTAAAGATTTAGCAGGTAAAACAGTGCGCGGCCACGAAATAGCCTTTACCAAGTATTTAACTATCATATACTTTGACCCCACTTGCGAGCATTGTTTGGCTACAACACAAGAAATGCTTAAAAATATAAAAAAATTTAGTGCTACCAAAATAGTATGGATTTCGTTTGCCGAAAAAGAGCAAATTGCCGATTTTAAGAAAACGTATTTTCCAAAAAACAAAAACATGATATTTTTACACGATAAGGATATGAAAATTTTTGACTCGTTTGGCGACCTTTACGACACGCCAACTTTTATTGTTTACAACAAAAACAAAACACTTATTAAATCAATTACCACCCCTGCAACCATTGACGAGGTGATTAGTATTTATAAGTAA
- a CDS encoding amidohydrolase family protein encodes MPQQPSQLTPNQPYWLLSGIHLPHQNQTVAICISEGKIKNIYPDESLDPKFIAHAQYHIRIKNGWLWPGNINAHEHLAFNAYPTLTNQKFADYTQWADFLHQTCRQQIAKIEALPITLRLQCTMVKNILAGVTTICQHGRNYAKLLPAPPINVYYCRTLHSLAHEKKYRFWQFWLPKPHRLPTIHLAEGSSFLAAAEPNELQKIIPRYCKFIAIHGITLTANHPILKQLKGLVWCPYSNLELYGATAPLQTLTSQLPIAFGTDSTLSSHWDWWQHIQTATQTQLLSPETLYQAATKTGASIFNLPDYNNAGIITNDTKADFFVTTYPELISATNPDDLANNTASQWALTQTKNIQLVVCKGQIVQIDDNIAAAHNLPVENGFTSLNIQGCKKWLSGNYKNTIAYIRNNLNWGIN; translated from the coding sequence ATGCCGCAGCAACCCAGCCAGCTTACCCCAAACCAACCGTATTGGCTGTTAAGCGGCATACATTTACCCCACCAAAATCAAACTGTTGCGATTTGTATTTCCGAAGGAAAGATTAAAAATATTTATCCCGATGAAAGCCTTGACCCAAAATTTATTGCCCATGCTCAATACCATATCCGGATAAAAAATGGATGGCTTTGGCCCGGAAATATTAACGCTCACGAGCATTTAGCTTTCAACGCCTACCCCACCCTCACCAATCAAAAATTTGCCGATTATACCCAATGGGCTGACTTTTTGCATCAGACATGCAGGCAACAAATCGCAAAAATAGAAGCGTTGCCAATTACATTGCGCCTGCAATGCACTATGGTAAAAAATATCTTAGCCGGGGTAACTACTATTTGCCAACATGGACGCAATTATGCTAAATTATTACCCGCCCCACCCATAAACGTTTATTACTGCCGCACTTTACACTCGTTAGCACACGAAAAAAAATATCGATTTTGGCAATTTTGGCTACCCAAACCACATAGGCTACCCACCATACACCTTGCCGAAGGTAGTAGTTTTTTAGCCGCCGCCGAGCCAAACGAATTACAAAAAATAATACCCCGTTATTGTAAATTTATAGCCATACATGGCATTACTTTAACAGCCAACCACCCCATTTTAAAGCAACTGAAAGGCCTTGTGTGGTGTCCCTACTCGAATTTAGAATTGTATGGAGCCACAGCACCCCTCCAAACGCTTACAAGTCAACTACCCATTGCTTTTGGCACCGACTCAACTTTAAGCAGCCACTGGGACTGGTGGCAACACATACAAACAGCTACCCAAACCCAACTATTAAGCCCCGAAACGTTGTACCAAGCAGCCACAAAAACAGGAGCATCCATTTTTAATCTGCCCGATTACAATAATGCCGGCATAATAACAAATGATACTAAGGCAGACTTTTTTGTAACTACCTATCCGGAGCTAATATCAGCCACCAATCCGGATGATTTGGCCAACAATACGGCCTCTCAATGGGCATTGACTCAAACAAAAAATATTCAATTAGTAGTTTGCAAGGGACAAATAGTGCAAATTGATGATAATATTGCCGCAGCGCATAACTTGCCTGTTGAAAACGGATTTACCTCACTAAACATACAAGGCTGTAAAAAATGGTTATCCGGAAATTATAAAAATACTATCGCTTACATCCGGAACAATTTAAACTGGGGTATAAACTAA
- the mazG gene encoding nucleoside triphosphate pyrophosphohydrolase: MSQNLPEKIAAFTRLLALMDQLREKCPWDKKQTNESLRSLTIEETYELADAILNNDASAKREELGDLMLHLVFYAKIGEENNEYDIADIINTLCDKMERRHPHIYGDMVLTDADAVIRNWEQMKLKEGKKSALAGVPTALPALVKAMRIQAKAQKIGFDWDTPEQVWEKVLEETNELAEAAAQNQTKNMQEELGDLLFAIVNYARFINIDPEEALERTNKKFTNRFVKMEAMAAQKGLRLADMTLAEMDLLWEAAKKTEKENGQQLFYPD; this comes from the coding sequence ATGTCGCAAAATTTGCCCGAAAAAATAGCAGCTTTTACCCGCTTACTCGCCCTAATGGACCAACTGCGGGAAAAATGCCCTTGGGATAAAAAACAAACCAACGAAAGTTTGCGCTCGCTTACCATTGAAGAAACCTACGAACTGGCCGATGCAATATTAAACAACGATGCAAGCGCAAAACGCGAAGAACTAGGCGATTTAATGCTGCACTTAGTGTTTTATGCAAAAATTGGCGAAGAAAATAACGAATATGATATTGCCGACATCATAAATACCTTGTGCGACAAGATGGAACGCCGCCACCCACATATTTATGGCGATATGGTGTTAACTGACGCCGATGCAGTAATACGCAACTGGGAACAAATGAAACTTAAAGAAGGTAAAAAATCGGCATTAGCGGGCGTGCCAACCGCCCTACCCGCCTTGGTAAAAGCAATGCGAATACAGGCCAAAGCCCAAAAAATAGGCTTTGATTGGGACACACCCGAACAAGTATGGGAAAAAGTGCTTGAAGAAACCAATGAATTAGCCGAAGCAGCCGCCCAAAACCAAACAAAAAACATGCAAGAAGAATTGGGCGATTTGCTGTTTGCCATTGTTAATTATGCCCGCTTTATTAATATTGACCCCGAAGAAGCCCTTGAACGCACCAATAAAAAATTTACCAACCGATTTGTAAAAATGGAAGCAATGGCAGCTCAAAAAGGGCTTCGTTTAGCCGATATGACCCTTGCCGAAATGGACCTATTATGGGAGGCAGCTAAAAAAACCGAAAAAGAAAATGGGCAACAATTGTTTTATCCGGATTAA
- the holA gene encoding DNA polymerase III subunit delta, with protein sequence MSVNDFEDICRGIRQRLPKPVYFLQGDEPFFIDEITELLSTCLLEPAEQSFNQTIFYGKDVDVDTVRSAAMRYPLMAERQVIIVKEAQHLRDIEKLLSYVQKPVSTTVLAFTYKGKSLNANSKLAKAIAQNGIFFASKKLYENQVPAWVSGWLKKQGFSIEPNASSLVVEYLGNELSRITNELSKLLIGLPPKATITHNLIADNIGISKEFNVFELQKALATRNTHKVFLIADYFAANLKNNPLVVVVASLYRFFAKLLVFHTVARKPEAEILAAMDMSSKYFLSDYQTAAKQFTAPQTVQAIEALYLADLHSKGVNNPNTDDAEILREMLIRILA encoded by the coding sequence GTGTCGGTTAACGATTTTGAAGATATTTGCCGCGGCATAAGGCAGCGTCTGCCAAAGCCCGTCTATTTTTTACAAGGCGACGAGCCTTTTTTTATTGACGAAATTACCGAATTACTGTCAACTTGTTTGCTTGAGCCTGCCGAGCAAAGTTTTAATCAGACTATTTTTTATGGTAAAGATGTTGACGTAGATACCGTACGCAGCGCGGCTATGCGCTATCCGCTTATGGCCGAAAGGCAAGTAATTATTGTAAAAGAAGCCCAACACCTTCGCGATATAGAAAAATTGCTTTCGTACGTACAAAAACCAGTATCAACAACCGTTTTGGCTTTTACATACAAAGGAAAAAGTTTAAATGCCAACAGTAAATTAGCTAAAGCCATAGCCCAGAACGGTATATTTTTTGCTTCAAAAAAGCTCTACGAAAATCAAGTTCCTGCCTGGGTTTCGGGGTGGCTAAAAAAGCAGGGGTTTTCTATTGAGCCTAATGCCAGCTCATTGGTGGTCGAATATTTGGGCAATGAATTGAGCCGCATTACAAACGAACTTTCGAAATTACTTATTGGCTTGCCCCCCAAAGCCACTATAACCCACAACCTAATTGCCGACAATATAGGCATAAGCAAAGAATTTAACGTTTTTGAGCTTCAAAAAGCCTTGGCAACCCGCAATACGCATAAAGTATTTTTAATAGCCGACTATTTTGCCGCCAACCTAAAAAATAATCCTTTGGTGGTTGTAGTAGCCAGTTTATATCGTTTTTTTGCCAAATTATTAGTCTTTCATACGGTAGCCCGCAAGCCCGAAGCCGAAATTTTAGCTGCTATGGATATGAGCAGCAAGTATTTTTTATCTGATTATCAAACAGCGGCAAAACAATTTACAGCACCCCAAACTGTACAAGCCATTGAGGCACTATACCTTGCCGATTTACACAGCAAAGGTGTAAACAACCCAAATACTGACGATGCTGAAATTTTGCGCGAAATGCTCATCCGGATATTAGCATAA